One region of Streptomyces rishiriensis genomic DNA includes:
- a CDS encoding LamG-like jellyroll fold domain-containing protein — MNTYGGRRRLRTAGAVLCAALALAVSASNDAFAVGERAAASPADTVTAAGSAEEAPADGDAGEDVKALAEAARTGKPVEIISMRGESSEVYATPEGHLEAREHLRPVRTRVDGQWRDIDTKLTRGADGTVAPNATTVGLTFSGGGSSPLVRMTKNGRELALSWPRSLPAAELSGNTVIYPEVLPGVDLRMTAQQDGFTQLLVVKSAEAAANAELGTLRLKLDAAGMQVKETAEGGLAAIDQGAKSAVFEAPRPVMWDSSNKVPGTATPSAAGPAPTTSPKTSKTSQATDAGTPAAPAASGATAGPTRSEAVAAESANVAPVGVDVPAAQDALVLTPDTDVLKGKDTVYPVFIDPQWYSPKATAWTMASKYWASSPQYKFNGDSDAGMGYCNWSYCAPNDTKRLFYRIPTSKFAGRTVLQAEFVVRNTWSASCADRSVELWRTKDISSSTTWNSQNASGFWIDHLKTASFAYGFTGCAAKDAEFDVKSAVQQAADKKWSTMTFGLRAASESDGYAWKRFSDDAYLRVQYNRPPPQVKTSQLTMEYGGSCKKPASAARVRTLGKIYANDVTDPDGDSVSVEFRASWDTGDGKGVITRWKSGLTTAKKSGSDFAIGLPSSIPADKTVNWYVHSYDGAQYSSWSYTGDPTACYFVYDKSVPKAPGISSAIYPASDPEDPEDPWYDGVGQYGSFVITGAVSDVTKYWYGINGDPVSANTVTTSGGAAKTVPVLPLKPGLNTFTARAFDAAGNGSEIRTYQFRVKAGQLERADWGMDEAAGATEAAGSAPEQSAALYGNPTPGVEGRFGTAVQFDGVDDYAAGDVATIDTDVSFSVSAWVKLSAMPSGAAVVASQRGNNAPGFELYYSKGYDRWVFNQYSADSTVGTPVRAMQAAAGGVKAGEWTHLVGEYAAGEKLLKLYVNGTLAGSTAYSTPWNARRGMTIGGSFLGDTPASPFPGAIDEVKTFEKPLSAGEVAGLFSSNAIGAGRPARAVFHLDEAADATALSGRADVNPAVLKGGATAGSPGVDGNALTLDGTDDYAATSGPHINTSYSFAVSAWVKLTKTKPTHAASVASQTGDVVTGPELYYSSSYDRWVFNQHSADTADSTVVRAMQPEGTTAYGGEWTHLVGVQDTVAGQLSLYVNGTLAGTTALPSTWYAGGAVQIGASAFQGAPTSFFPGQIDDVRLFDRPVSAGEVQQLFKQRAVVKGRWKFETSTGTPPTSPDASSTGNAMTFYNGAQTGSGWVDGAVVLDGTNDYAAASLVPVDTSASFTVSAYVQAAATPTGPVTVMSAPGAKKSAFAVRYEPSATPTTDPGRWRIATADTDSDSASVSDIGNGMFFSPTDWNHMALVYDGFSKEIRLYVNGELQETACADADDDGVQDDASCADTVSWADDVLTYKAAKTLQLGRDTTGTTSSQYFPGSLSDVWVFQGALTETQIDHLAVGMPGVDTAVPSGG; from the coding sequence ATGAATACGTACGGGGGGAGGCGTCGGCTGCGCACAGCCGGCGCGGTGCTCTGCGCTGCCTTGGCACTGGCAGTGAGTGCATCCAACGATGCTTTTGCAGTGGGTGAGCGAGCTGCCGCCTCGCCCGCCGACACCGTGACGGCCGCCGGGAGCGCTGAGGAGGCTCCCGCGGACGGCGATGCGGGTGAGGACGTCAAGGCGCTGGCCGAGGCCGCGCGCACGGGAAAGCCCGTGGAGATCATTTCGATGCGCGGCGAGAGCAGCGAGGTGTACGCCACCCCGGAGGGGCACCTCGAGGCGCGCGAGCACCTGCGTCCGGTACGGACCCGGGTGGACGGCCAGTGGCGGGACATCGACACCAAGCTGACCCGCGGCGCGGACGGAACGGTGGCACCCAATGCCACGACGGTCGGCCTGACGTTCTCCGGCGGCGGATCGTCCCCGCTGGTGAGGATGACGAAGAACGGCCGAGAACTGGCGCTGTCCTGGCCTCGCAGCCTGCCCGCTGCGGAGCTGAGCGGGAATACCGTCATCTACCCGGAGGTGCTGCCCGGCGTCGATCTGCGGATGACGGCGCAACAGGACGGCTTCACCCAGCTCCTGGTGGTCAAGTCGGCCGAGGCCGCGGCGAACGCTGAACTGGGCACCCTGCGTCTGAAGCTCGACGCCGCCGGCATGCAGGTCAAGGAGACCGCGGAGGGCGGCCTGGCGGCGATCGACCAGGGCGCCAAGAGCGCCGTCTTCGAAGCGCCCCGGCCTGTGATGTGGGACTCCAGCAACAAGGTGCCCGGCACCGCCACGCCGTCCGCCGCCGGGCCCGCCCCGACGACGTCGCCGAAGACTTCGAAGACCTCGCAAGCCACGGACGCCGGCACCCCAGCTGCCCCTGCTGCCTCTGGCGCCACTGCCGGTCCCACCCGATCCGAGGCCGTCGCAGCAGAGTCCGCGAACGTGGCTCCGGTCGGCGTGGACGTTCCAGCCGCGCAGGACGCGCTCGTACTGACGCCGGACACCGACGTGCTCAAGGGCAAGGACACGGTGTACCCCGTGTTCATCGACCCCCAGTGGTACTCGCCGAAGGCCACAGCGTGGACGATGGCCTCCAAGTACTGGGCGTCGTCACCGCAGTACAAGTTCAACGGCGACTCGGACGCGGGCATGGGCTACTGCAACTGGTCGTACTGCGCGCCGAACGACACCAAGCGGCTTTTCTACCGCATCCCGACGTCAAAGTTCGCCGGCCGGACCGTGCTGCAGGCGGAGTTTGTGGTCCGCAACACCTGGTCGGCGTCCTGCGCGGACCGCAGCGTGGAGCTGTGGCGCACCAAGGACATCTCCTCTTCGACGACCTGGAACTCACAGAACGCGTCCGGCTTCTGGATCGATCACCTCAAGACCGCTTCCTTCGCCTACGGGTTCACCGGCTGTGCCGCCAAGGACGCAGAGTTCGACGTGAAGTCCGCGGTGCAGCAGGCGGCGGACAAGAAGTGGTCGACGATGACCTTCGGATTGAGGGCGGCGAGCGAGAGCGACGGATACGCCTGGAAGCGCTTCTCCGACGACGCCTATCTGCGCGTGCAGTACAACCGGCCGCCGCCGCAGGTCAAAACGTCCCAGCTCACCATGGAGTACGGCGGGTCGTGCAAGAAGCCCGCCAGTGCCGCGCGGGTACGCACCCTGGGCAAAATCTACGCGAACGATGTCACCGACCCTGACGGCGACTCCGTCTCCGTGGAGTTCCGGGCGAGCTGGGACACCGGTGACGGCAAGGGTGTGATCACCCGCTGGAAGTCCGGACTGACGACGGCAAAGAAGTCCGGCTCGGACTTCGCGATCGGCCTGCCGTCCTCCATCCCCGCCGACAAGACCGTCAACTGGTACGTCCACTCCTATGACGGCGCCCAGTACTCGTCGTGGTCGTACACCGGCGACCCGACCGCCTGCTACTTCGTCTACGACAAGAGCGTGCCGAAGGCGCCCGGCATCTCCTCCGCCATCTACCCGGCCTCGGACCCTGAGGATCCCGAGGACCCTTGGTACGACGGAGTGGGCCAGTACGGCAGCTTCGTGATCACCGGCGCTGTCTCCGACGTGACGAAGTACTGGTACGGCATCAACGGCGACCCGGTCTCCGCCAACACGGTCACCACTTCGGGCGGAGCGGCCAAGACCGTGCCCGTCCTGCCGCTCAAGCCGGGCCTCAACACCTTTACCGCCCGGGCGTTCGACGCGGCAGGCAACGGCTCCGAGATCCGTACCTACCAGTTCCGGGTGAAGGCGGGGCAGCTCGAGCGCGCCGACTGGGGGATGGACGAGGCGGCCGGCGCCACCGAGGCGGCGGGCAGCGCACCCGAGCAGAGCGCCGCTCTGTACGGCAACCCGACACCGGGGGTCGAGGGCAGGTTCGGCACCGCGGTGCAGTTCGACGGCGTCGACGACTACGCCGCCGGCGACGTCGCGACCATCGACACCGACGTCAGCTTCTCGGTGTCGGCCTGGGTGAAGCTGTCCGCCATGCCGTCCGGCGCGGCGGTCGTGGCCTCCCAGCGGGGCAACAACGCGCCCGGCTTCGAGCTGTACTACTCCAAGGGCTACGACCGCTGGGTGTTCAACCAGTACAGCGCCGACAGCACCGTCGGCACCCCCGTACGGGCCATGCAGGCCGCCGCGGGCGGGGTCAAGGCCGGGGAATGGACCCATCTGGTCGGTGAGTACGCCGCCGGGGAGAAACTGCTGAAGCTCTACGTCAACGGCACGCTGGCCGGGTCCACGGCCTACTCCACGCCGTGGAACGCGCGGCGCGGCATGACGATCGGCGGCAGCTTCCTCGGTGACACGCCGGCGTCGCCCTTCCCCGGTGCCATCGACGAGGTGAAGACCTTCGAGAAGCCGCTGTCGGCGGGCGAGGTGGCCGGCCTGTTCAGCTCGAACGCGATCGGTGCCGGACGCCCGGCCCGCGCCGTCTTCCACCTGGACGAGGCCGCCGACGCGACCGCCCTGAGCGGCCGTGCCGATGTCAACCCCGCGGTCCTCAAGGGCGGCGCCACCGCCGGCTCGCCCGGCGTCGACGGCAACGCGCTGACGCTGGACGGGACCGACGACTACGCCGCCACCAGCGGTCCGCACATCAACACCTCGTACAGTTTCGCCGTCTCCGCCTGGGTGAAGCTGACGAAGACCAAACCCACGCACGCCGCGAGCGTCGCCTCGCAGACCGGTGACGTGGTGACGGGCCCGGAGCTGTACTACTCCAGTTCCTACGACCGCTGGGTGTTCAACCAGCACAGCGCCGACACCGCCGACTCCACGGTGGTGCGGGCCATGCAGCCCGAGGGCACCACCGCCTACGGCGGTGAGTGGACGCACCTGGTCGGCGTCCAGGACACCGTGGCCGGCCAGCTCTCGCTGTACGTCAACGGCACCCTGGCCGGCACCACCGCCCTGCCCTCGACCTGGTACGCGGGGGGCGCGGTACAGATCGGCGCCAGCGCGTTCCAGGGCGCGCCCACTTCGTTCTTCCCCGGCCAGATCGACGACGTGCGCCTCTTCGACCGGCCGGTGTCGGCCGGTGAGGTGCAGCAGCTGTTCAAGCAGCGCGCGGTGGTCAAGGGGCGCTGGAAGTTCGAGACGTCCACCGGCACCCCGCCGACCTCACCCGACGCGTCGTCCACGGGTAACGCCATGACTTTCTACAACGGTGCCCAGACGGGCTCGGGTTGGGTCGACGGTGCCGTGGTCCTCGACGGCACGAACGACTACGCCGCCGCGTCCTTGGTGCCAGTCGACACCAGTGCCAGCTTCACCGTCAGCGCCTATGTCCAGGCGGCCGCGACCCCGACGGGCCCGGTCACCGTCATGAGCGCTCCTGGTGCCAAGAAGAGCGCGTTCGCGGTGCGCTACGAGCCCAGTGCCACCCCGACGACCGATCCGGGACGCTGGCGGATCGCCACGGCCGACACCGACAGCGATTCCGCCAGCGTCTCCGACATCGGCAACGGCATGTTCTTCAGCCCCACCGACTGGAACCACATGGCGCTCGTCTACGACGGTTTCTCGAAGGAGATCCGTCTCTACGTCAACGGAGAGCTCCAGGAGACCGCCTGCGCCGACGCCGACGACGACGGGGTGCAGGACGACGCGAGCTGCGCAGACACCGTCTCCTGGGCCGACGACGTGCTGACCTACAAGGCCGCGAAGACCTTGCAGCTCGGCCGGGACACCACCGGGACGACGTCCAGCCAGTACTTCCCCGGCTCGCTGTCCGACGTCTGGGTTTTTCAGGGCGCCTTGACCGAGACCCAGATAGATCACCTCGCCGTCGGCATGCCGGGCGTGGACACCGCCGTCCCCAGCGGCGGCTGA
- a CDS encoding polymorphic toxin-type HINT domain-containing protein encodes MKTRSRARTGRPWRRVAMATAAVLSATLLQASGVPAVAQGWTKPPLPQAESPVAGGPAGKAIPRKVTKGPRTPPEAPATTWPKASAATVTLRQETTPIAGLPLTLDTKVKRSAEAATGTYTVSMLSRAAASRTGVDGPVFTLTPRPGDAQRGGKVRAGLDYSSFAGLYGGGYAGRLTLVRLPACALTTPEKAQCRTTQPVPTVNDTEKQTLTTQAVALSASTATVLAATAAAGSDKGDYKATSLAASSTWNTDLSSGSFAWSYDMPVPQVPGGLKPQVGLSYSSGGIDSRTGNTNNQASWVGDGFDLAPGFIERSYKGCTDDGATNADGNKPGDLCWAYDNATLSLNGSGGELVPNGTNSFKLQNDDGTKIDRIYGSTSDVRSNGARNDEYWRVTTPDGTQYFFGYNRLPGWASGNETTDSAWTVPVFGNNTDEPCNASTFAASWCQQGWRWNLDYVVDPHGNAVAYYYDKETNSYGRNLKAADDTPYVRGGTLDRIEYGLKPTAMYSAKALAKVNFTNSERCIADSSTTCSSISSDSAYWYDTPWDLNCEAGTDCDNGRFSPAFFTRKRLTSVTTQVLAAGSYSNVDGWKLTHRWGMADTDYQLLLDSIQRTGYDGTASITLPKVTLAYTQLANRLDKIGDGYAPYIKSRLSTVADESGGQIDVGYSAPVCDAAALPTPETNTTRCFPQYIGGSSTDDPDRQWFNKYVVNTVTSTDRTGGAPDQVTMYDYLDGAAWHYDDDDGMTKEKSKTWSQWRGYGHVRVRSGGQGGASAMKSQTDSYFLRGMDGDRKASSGGTKSVSVTLDPGEGDPITDHDSQAGFAYRTVTYSGPGGKVLAKTVNRPWYKETAKKVRTWGTVTSNLTGNTSSRSWTSLDDGAGAKWQTTATSDTHDPATGLVTQTEDLGDTTTSTDDQCTRTTYVSGSVPVAAPARVETVAKACDATASRPADVMSDVRTAYDGAAYGAAATRGDATRTAKLKTYSGSSALYLESTSTYDGYGRALTTTDLTADVTVTSAGTLTRSARADGRTTTTAYHPTTGFPTSSSVTTPPATPGDSTTVQTSTTAYEALRGQPLTETDTNGKVITYAYDPLGRTSKVWLADRLTGQTPTYEFTYTITDNKPVVVGTKTIGNNGAQDTSYAFYDGFLRPRQTQAPGPNGKTLLADTFYDERGLTAKEFATYYTDTTAPSTTLFKPADALTVETQNRYTYDGLGRVTELKQIAGNGDGGAVLGVTRTIYGGDRTTVIPPVGGTARTTLTDARGNTTELRLLHARVAEAAYDSTLYGYAPRGELTKVTDPAGNAWTWTYDLMGRVADTTDPDKGAGHYDYDDRSQVTTTKDGRNAVLAHIYDGLGRKTELRDTSATGTLRAKWVYDTVSGAKGQLASSSRYVGGQEYKSSVVAYDRQYRPLRTSVTIPSTEGDLQGTYLSTTSYNASGTVQGVGYPKAGALAANNVVYTYEDGTLRPVKVTGPQDLTATTAYSFVGKPLQYSMAAGGGKNTLETNTYQWGTQRLATSRVDRQDVTGVDQFNTYSYDEAGNVLSVADSSRSGTDNQCFSYDYLGRLTEAWAQSATSCAAAPSSTVLGGPAPYWTSYGYDKVGNRLSETQHATTSGASDTNRTYHYPDAGAVRPHTLGSIDTTTGTVKSTDTFTYDTGGNTHTRQLGNGTSQTLDWDAEGHLAKVTQPVEGGSDKVTDYLYDAAGNRLIGRTPTETTLYLGSTEVTLAKGATTAKGTRYFDLGGGHQAVQADDGTISFTLADHHGTSQLSVNAASQALTQRRTLPFGGLRGTVPSTWTGTRGFVGGTTDTVTGLTHLGAREYDPATGRFLSVDPVFTAADPQQMHGYSYANSNPLTYSDPAGTEIGSRPNSCQYDIKYCSKHQQKEVGYDAKSGTSDYHRGNIYKRSQAAKKHWVASNTPVTKDIDKLADQYWSPRMNGEFTDDFWYNPVYESSKEGSACYGREGCRQAYLYVLHGGKDVDKAKEIAATYCVYNAEECNDKAAAVARGNVIRDAVATALLAYIGGAAGAERPCNSFVPGTEVLMADGTTKPIEDVKTGDKVLATDPKTGRTKVKTVTAEITGKGLKNLVRITLSITADGKKLTTSITATDGHPFWVPELGAWVDATRLAAGERLTSSAHAEVRITTIQRRTQPATVHNLIVADIHTYYALAGDIPVLVHNGCGDSSHAADCYCNWGQPVVPRAKAPSGNSGTATRDVHGTDRTAMRGVDVDHVWKNGTLYTQEDGQIVRVLSSGNGTYDVVVRDMSNPTGAPTTVIKDATQNYLDNKLNSGRWG; translated from the coding sequence ATGAAGACCAGATCACGAGCAAGAACAGGCAGGCCGTGGCGCCGGGTGGCGATGGCCACGGCCGCCGTGCTGAGCGCGACCCTGCTCCAGGCATCGGGCGTGCCCGCCGTCGCGCAGGGCTGGACCAAGCCCCCGCTGCCGCAGGCCGAGTCACCGGTCGCAGGCGGCCCGGCAGGCAAGGCGATACCCCGCAAGGTGACCAAAGGGCCCCGAACACCCCCCGAAGCGCCGGCAACCACCTGGCCGAAGGCGAGCGCGGCGACGGTCACGCTGCGCCAAGAGACGACCCCGATCGCGGGTCTGCCGCTCACCCTCGACACCAAGGTCAAGCGGTCCGCGGAAGCAGCCACCGGCACCTACACAGTGAGCATGCTGTCTCGCGCGGCAGCCAGCAGGACGGGCGTCGACGGACCGGTCTTCACGCTGACTCCCCGGCCGGGTGATGCCCAGCGCGGCGGCAAGGTGAGGGCCGGGCTGGACTATTCCTCGTTCGCCGGCCTATACGGCGGTGGCTATGCGGGCCGGCTGACCCTGGTCCGGCTGCCCGCATGTGCGCTGACGACGCCAGAGAAGGCGCAGTGCCGTACCACCCAGCCGGTGCCCACCGTCAACGACACCGAGAAGCAGACGCTCACCACTCAGGCGGTCGCCCTCAGCGCGAGCACCGCGACCGTCCTGGCCGCGACCGCTGCGGCCGGAAGCGACAAGGGTGACTACAAGGCCACCTCCCTGGCCGCCTCGTCGACCTGGAACACGGATCTGAGCAGCGGCTCCTTCGCCTGGTCGTACGACATGCCGGTACCCCAGGTGCCCGGCGGACTGAAGCCGCAGGTCGGCCTGTCGTACTCCTCCGGCGGTATCGACAGCCGCACGGGCAACACCAACAACCAGGCGTCCTGGGTCGGTGACGGCTTCGACCTGGCACCGGGCTTCATCGAGCGCAGCTACAAGGGATGCACGGACGACGGGGCGACCAACGCCGACGGCAACAAACCGGGCGACCTGTGCTGGGCCTACGACAACGCCACACTCTCCCTGAACGGCTCGGGCGGGGAACTGGTCCCTAACGGGACCAACTCCTTCAAGCTGCAAAACGACGACGGCACCAAGATCGACCGGATCTACGGCTCCACGTCCGACGTGCGCTCCAACGGCGCCCGCAACGACGAGTACTGGCGGGTGACGACCCCCGACGGCACCCAGTACTTCTTCGGCTATAACCGGCTGCCGGGCTGGGCAAGCGGCAACGAGACCACCGACTCGGCGTGGACCGTCCCCGTCTTCGGCAACAACACGGACGAACCCTGCAACGCCTCGACGTTCGCCGCCTCCTGGTGCCAGCAGGGTTGGCGCTGGAACCTGGACTACGTCGTGGACCCGCACGGCAACGCCGTCGCCTACTACTACGACAAGGAGACCAACTCCTACGGCCGCAACCTCAAAGCAGCCGACGACACCCCGTACGTCCGTGGCGGCACCCTGGACCGCATCGAGTACGGCCTGAAGCCCACGGCGATGTACTCGGCGAAGGCGCTGGCCAAGGTGAACTTCACCAACAGCGAGCGGTGCATCGCCGACTCCTCGACCACCTGCTCCTCCATCTCCTCAGACTCCGCGTACTGGTACGACACCCCGTGGGACCTGAACTGCGAGGCGGGCACCGACTGCGACAACGGCCGCTTCTCCCCGGCGTTCTTCACCCGCAAGCGGCTGACGAGCGTCACCACCCAGGTCCTGGCGGCCGGCTCCTACAGCAACGTCGACGGCTGGAAACTCACCCACCGGTGGGGCATGGCCGACACCGACTACCAGCTGCTCCTCGACTCCATCCAGCGCACCGGCTACGACGGCACGGCCTCGATCACCCTGCCGAAGGTCACCCTTGCCTACACCCAGCTCGCCAACCGGCTCGACAAGATCGGCGACGGCTACGCGCCGTACATCAAGTCCCGGCTGTCCACGGTCGCGGACGAGTCGGGCGGCCAGATCGACGTCGGCTACTCGGCGCCGGTATGTGACGCGGCCGCGCTGCCCACACCGGAGACCAACACCACACGGTGTTTCCCCCAGTACATCGGCGGCAGTTCCACCGACGACCCGGACCGGCAGTGGTTCAACAAGTACGTGGTGAACACGGTCACCTCGACCGACCGTACCGGCGGCGCACCCGACCAGGTCACCATGTACGACTACCTGGACGGCGCCGCCTGGCACTACGACGATGACGACGGCATGACCAAGGAGAAGTCCAAGACCTGGTCGCAGTGGCGCGGTTACGGCCACGTACGCGTGCGCAGCGGCGGCCAGGGCGGCGCGTCGGCGATGAAGTCGCAGACCGACAGCTACTTCCTGCGCGGCATGGACGGCGACCGCAAGGCGTCCTCCGGCGGCACCAAGAGCGTCTCCGTCACCCTCGACCCCGGTGAGGGCGACCCGATCACCGACCACGACTCGCAGGCCGGTTTCGCCTACCGGACGGTCACCTACTCCGGACCGGGCGGCAAGGTGCTCGCCAAGACGGTGAACCGGCCCTGGTACAAGGAGACCGCGAAGAAGGTCCGCACCTGGGGCACCGTCACGTCCAACCTCACGGGCAACACCTCCAGCAGGTCGTGGACGTCACTGGACGACGGCGCGGGTGCCAAGTGGCAGACCACGGCGACCTCCGACACCCACGACCCCGCCACCGGCCTGGTCACCCAGACCGAGGACCTGGGCGACACGACCACCTCCACCGACGACCAGTGCACCCGCACCACCTACGTCTCCGGCAGCGTTCCCGTCGCGGCCCCCGCCCGGGTCGAGACGGTCGCCAAGGCCTGCGACGCCACCGCCAGCCGCCCGGCCGACGTCATGTCCGACGTACGCACCGCCTACGACGGCGCGGCGTACGGCGCCGCGGCTACCAGGGGCGACGCCACCAGGACGGCGAAACTCAAGACGTACAGCGGCTCCAGCGCGCTCTACCTGGAGTCCACGTCCACCTACGACGGCTACGGCCGGGCCCTGACCACCACCGACCTCACCGCCGACGTCACCGTCACCTCCGCCGGCACGCTCACCCGTTCCGCCCGCGCCGACGGCCGCACCACCACCACCGCCTACCACCCCACCACCGGATTCCCCACCAGCAGCTCGGTGACCACCCCGCCCGCCACGCCCGGCGACAGCACGACCGTCCAGACGTCCACCACCGCCTACGAAGCGCTGCGCGGACAGCCCCTCACGGAGACAGACACCAACGGCAAAGTCATCACCTACGCCTACGACCCGCTGGGCCGCACGTCCAAGGTGTGGCTCGCGGACCGGCTCACCGGCCAGACACCGACCTACGAGTTCACCTACACCATCACCGACAACAAGCCGGTCGTGGTCGGCACGAAGACCATCGGCAACAACGGAGCCCAGGACACCTCGTACGCCTTCTACGACGGCTTCCTGCGCCCCCGCCAGACACAGGCCCCCGGCCCGAACGGCAAGACCCTGCTCGCGGACACCTTCTACGACGAACGCGGCCTGACCGCGAAGGAGTTCGCCACCTACTACACCGACACCACTGCCCCGTCCACGACCCTGTTCAAGCCCGCGGACGCACTGACCGTCGAGACCCAGAACCGCTACACCTACGACGGGCTCGGCCGCGTCACCGAGCTGAAGCAGATCGCCGGCAACGGCGACGGCGGAGCAGTCCTCGGCGTCACCAGGACGATCTACGGCGGCGACCGCACCACGGTCATCCCACCGGTCGGCGGTACCGCGCGGACCACCCTCACCGACGCCCGCGGCAACACCACCGAACTGCGCCTGCTGCACGCCCGGGTCGCCGAGGCCGCCTACGACAGCACGCTGTACGGCTACGCACCGCGCGGTGAGCTCACCAAGGTCACCGACCCGGCGGGCAACGCGTGGACCTGGACCTACGACCTGATGGGCCGGGTCGCCGACACCACCGACCCCGACAAGGGCGCCGGGCACTACGACTACGACGACCGCTCCCAGGTGACCACCACCAAGGACGGCCGCAACGCGGTCCTCGCCCACATCTATGACGGCCTGGGCCGCAAGACCGAACTCCGGGACACCTCCGCGACCGGCACCCTGCGTGCCAAGTGGGTCTACGACACCGTCAGCGGAGCCAAGGGACAGCTCGCGTCCAGCTCGCGGTACGTCGGTGGCCAGGAGTACAAGTCGAGCGTCGTCGCCTACGACCGCCAGTACCGGCCGTTGCGCACCTCGGTGACGATCCCGTCGACCGAGGGCGACCTCCAGGGCACCTATCTGTCGACGACCTCGTACAACGCCTCGGGCACGGTGCAGGGGGTCGGCTACCCCAAGGCGGGGGCCCTGGCTGCCAACAACGTCGTCTACACCTACGAGGACGGCACGCTGCGGCCCGTCAAGGTCACCGGCCCGCAGGACTTGACCGCCACGACGGCCTACAGCTTCGTGGGCAAACCCCTGCAGTACAGCATGGCCGCGGGGGGCGGAAAGAACACGCTGGAGACCAACACCTACCAGTGGGGCACCCAGCGGCTGGCCACCTCACGGGTGGACCGCCAGGACGTCACGGGCGTCGACCAGTTCAACACCTACTCCTACGACGAGGCGGGCAACGTCCTGTCCGTCGCCGACAGTTCCCGCTCCGGCACCGACAACCAGTGCTTCTCCTACGACTACCTCGGCCGGCTGACCGAGGCGTGGGCCCAGTCGGCCACCAGCTGCGCCGCCGCGCCCAGCAGCACCGTGCTGGGTGGCCCGGCGCCGTACTGGACGTCGTACGGCTACGACAAGGTCGGCAACCGGCTCTCCGAGACCCAGCACGCCACCACCTCCGGCGCCTCGGACACCAACCGCACCTACCACTACCCCGACGCGGGTGCCGTCCGCCCGCACACACTGGGCTCGATCGACACCACCACCGGAACCGTCAAGTCCACCGACACCTTCACCTACGACACCGGCGGCAACACGCACACCCGCCAGCTGGGCAACGGCACCTCCCAGACCCTGGACTGGGACGCCGAAGGCCACCTCGCCAAGGTCACCCAGCCGGTCGAGGGCGGCAGCGACAAGGTCACCGACTACCTCTACGATGCCGCCGGCAACCGCCTGATCGGCCGCACCCCGACCGAGACCACCCTCTACCTCGGCTCCACCGAAGTCACGCTGGCCAAGGGCGCCACGACCGCCAAGGGCACCCGCTACTTCGACCTCGGCGGCGGACACCAGGCCGTCCAGGCCGACGACGGGACCATCTCCTTCACCCTCGCCGACCACCACGGCACCTCCCAGTTGTCCGTCAACGCGGCGAGCCAGGCACTCACCCAGCGCCGCACCCTGCCCTTCGGCGGACTGCGCGGCACCGTCCCCAGCACCTGGACCGGCACCAGGGGCTTCGTCGGCGGCACCACCGACACCGTCACCGGCCTCACCCACCTCGGTGCCCGCGAGTACGACCCGGCCACCGGCCGCTTCCTGTCGGTGGACCCGGTCTTCACGGCCGCCGACCCGCAGCAGATGCACGGCTACAGCTACGCCAACAGCAACCCGCTCACCTACTCCGACCCCGCGGGCACGGAGATCGGCTCCCGACCCAACTCCTGCCAGTACGACATCAAGTACTGCTCCAAGCACCAGCAGAAGGAAGTCGGCTACGACGCGAAGTCGGGCACGTCCGACTACCACCGCGGCAACATCTACAAGCGCTCCCAGGCCGCCAAGAAGCACTGGGTGGCGTCCAACACCCCGGTCACCAAGGACATCGACAAGCTGGCCGACCAGTACTGGTCCCCGCGGATGAACGGGGAGTTCACGGACGACTTCTGGTACAACCCGGTCTACGAGTCGTCCAAGGAGGGCTCCGCCTGCTACGGGCGCGAGGGCTGCCGTCAGGCCTATCTCTACGTGCTGCACGGCGGCAAGGACGTCGACAAGGCGAAGGAGATCGCGGCCACCTACTGCGTCTACAACGCGGAGGAATGCAACGACAAGGCTGCAGCGGTCGCCCGCGGCAACGTCATCCGGGACGCCGTGGCCACCGCCCTGCTGGCCTACATCGGCGGGGCCGCCGGCGCGGAGAGACCCTGCAACAGCTTCGTCCCGGGTACCGAAGTCCTCATGGCCGACGGCACCACCAAACCCATCGAGGACGTCAAGACCGGCGACAAGGTTCTCGCCACCGACCCGAAGACCGGCCGCACCAAGGTCAAGACCGTCACCGCCGAGATCACCGGCAAGGGCCTGAAGAACCTGGTCCGGATCACCCTCTCCATCACGGCCGATGGCAAGAAGCTGACCACATCGATCACGGCGACCGACGGACACCCCTTCTGGGTCCCGGAACTCGGCGCATGGGTCGACGCCACCCGCCTGGCCGCCGGCGAACGGCTCACCTCGTCCGCCCACGCCGAAGTCCGCATCACCACGATCCAACGCCGGACCCAGCCGGCCACGGTCCATAACCTGATCGTCGCCGACATTCACACGTACTACGCGCTGGCCGGGGACATACCCGTCCTGGTGCACAACGGCTGCGGCGATTCTTCCCACGCCGCCGACTGCTATTGCAATTGGGGGCAGCCGGTCGTTCCGCGTGCCAAGGCTCCCTCCGGAAATTCCGGAACCGCGACTCGAGACGTACACGGTACCGACCGAACGGCAATGCGTGGAGTCGACGTCGACCATGTGTGGAAGAACGGAACCTTGTACACCCAGGAAGACGGCCAGATCGTCAGAGTCCTGAGCAGTGGAAATGGAACATACGATGTCGTCGTGCGCGATATGAGCAACCCGACCGGGGCACCTACCACCGTCATCAAGGACGCAACACAGAACTACCTGGACAACAAACTCAACAGCGGGAGGTGGGGATGA